The window NNNNNNNNNNNNNNNNNNNNNNNNNNNNNNNNNNNNNNNNNNNNNNNNNNNNNNNNNNNNNNNNNNNNNNNNNNNNNNNNNNNNNNNNNNNNNNNNNNNNNNNNNNNNNNNNNNNNNNNNNNNNNNNNNNNNNNNNNNNNNNNNNNNNNNNNNNNNNNNNNNNNNNNNNNNNNNNNNNNNNNNNNNNNNNNNNNNNNNNNNNNNNNNNNNNNNNNNNNNNNNNNNNNNNNNNNNNNNNNNNNNNNNNNNNNNNNNNNNNNNNNNNNNNNNNNNNNNNNNNNNNNNNNNNNNNNNNNNNNNNNNNNNNNNNNNNNNNNNNNNNNNNNNNNNNNNNNNNNNNNNNNNNNNNNNNNNNNNNNNNNNNNNNNNNNNNNNNNNNNNNNNNNNNNNNNNNNNNNNNNNNNNNNNNNNNNNNNNNNNNNNNNNNNNNNNNNNNNNNNNNNNNNNNNNNNNNNNNNNNNNNNNNNNNNNNNNNNNNNNNNNNNNNNNNNNNNNNNNNNNNNNNNNNNNNNNNNNNNNNNNNNNNNNNNNNNNNNNNNNNNNNNNNNNNNNNNNNNNNNNNNNNNNNNNNNNNNNNNNNNNNNNNNNNNNNNNNNNNNNNNNNNNNNNNNNNNNNNNNNNNNNNNNNNNNNNNNNNGGGGGggggaaagcaggaggtggccggggcagcgtcggcgagcgccacgcctcgcctctgctcgtcctcctggcagaggaggaagaggacaaggggggaaggaggtgggctgggcctgcgtgggctgcacagtgttgggctgtgggtggctgccaggtaaggtccaggtaaggtttctctcctctcttttatttctattctgttttatatttttctatttctgcaatttgtttttgatttgttttaaaatatcaaatcattttataaaatcctggaaatatttatgggtactttctgaattatttcagtgacccttatcaatttccaacatttatttgagcatttaaattatttatagtatttaaatgcccaaagtcaaatacgatatgatttaattcaaaaatccaaaaatgacctaagaatataatcatcatttttggcagagttttccaccttaaccagaaatcatgaacttttcttaggaaccttttgggtttattgaaaagattttaattcaccctagttgagttgatttaatgctagggtttgaacatccccatttcaattttaggcaaaaatttaaacatgatgcaaacatgaagctagcctagagcactaccagcagctagggatgtgacagtgaaATCTCAGGATTTGACCTTTACTGGTAGGATCCGATGATGACGGCGCTTGATCATCGTTCCCTTGCTAGAGGCCTTGCTATTGAAGAAACTTTCACGTTGTCTTTGGGATGGCATAAGAGCGCACAACCTCTCTTCTGGATGCGAAAGAAGATTCCATCAACGTACAAGGTTTGCCTTCTTGTGAGAAGAAGGGTTCTGAATTGTGTTGTGAGTGCAAAGGGAGTCTTTGAGAAGGTTCCGTTTTTCTGAAGAGAGGGAAAATACGTAGAGTAGTCTGGCAGCTATTCGGGTCAGCTTTGGGGGTTGGTGCGGATGGTTATTGCTGTAGTTTGTCGATCAATGTTTTGATCACTTTGAAGTTTTTTTTCTTCCGCCTCCTTACCGATagttttttttttcctttcaaaaaTTGACATGTATAGGTCTGAAGATGAATCACAATCATACTTCATGGTTCAGATTGGAAATTAATCGTGCAGCTCCTCCAAAGTTTGCTCAAAGGGAAGAGAAGTGGGAACGTCAACACATGTTCTTTCGAGAAGCAAAGCCACGGGAGTTTTATGTACTGCAATTGCAGGAGAGATACACTTTGGCACGCGTGCGACTGCAGAGTGCGGACTGATACGCCCCCAAAATCAGGACCCCAAGCTCAGTCGCTTGCACACATGAACAGAGCGAGGGAGCAAATCTACTGCGACATGCGCGGGCGAACAAACATACACATGCGCGCACGCGCGTACTCCCCTGCATGCATCGACCAACCAACCACTGAGTTACAAGTGACACACGCCCGCACACACATAACAACTACCAAGGACACACACTGGGAGTGGGAGATCCATCCGGTCCGGCGGCGGCAGGATCAGACGGGGATGTGGTCGAGCTCGTCGTCGTCGGCGGCCACGGACTGGCTCTGCAGCCGCCGGAGCTTGAAGGAGGAGAGCTTCTGGGGCCCGTCCTTGGGCGGCTCCTCGAAGCGGATGTAGGTGTAGGTCCAGGCCCCGGAGAGCGTGCCGAGGACGGGGCCCAGGAAGTAGAGCCAGAGGCCGGGGTAGCGGTTGCTGGCCAGCGCCGGGCCCAGCGTCCTCGCCGGGTTCATCGATCCACCTGACACCGCCCTGCACTCGATCGGTCGCCGTCGCGTCTCAGTTTTATTCCAtcattaatcctgtttaattattGCATACTACTAATATATATATTCATCGTCTGACGCGGCCACTATCAATCATGTCATTGTACTTAGCATGACCCATTGTTCCTTGCTAGCTTAGGCCATGGAGGATACGGTCAAGGTTACCAAGATTAAGAATGTTATCAGCGACTCCTGTTTGGCTCTTCCCTTGGCTGCCAAGAGCCAGGTGGTGATTAACTGGACCTAATTAAGAAATTTCTCGTTTTCGGCGTGAGTGACAACGAATAGATATACTGCGTAGTCCAAGAAGTGATTTCTTAATTACTACTAGCCGGCAAGGGGAGGTGTTAATTGATTAATCTCTAATTGACGTAGTATTATCTATTTACCCTGCGAAGATGGAGGTAATGCAAACGGAGGAACCGACAGCCAACCCAGCCAACTCACCCACCTGCATGAACGAACACGGGAAAAACCAATGTCAGAACCAATGATTTTACAGAGATCGACAAATGGCAATCATCATCCAAGACAGCGGCCGGACGACTTACCGCTCTAGTGTCCGTGGCGACGGCGAGGGTGACGAACATCATGTTGAAGGTGACGACGACCTCGATGACCAGCGCGTGCCAGTGCGGCCCGACCGGCTCGGTGGTGCCGATCACGGTGATGGGGTGGAGCACCGCCTTGAGCACGAAGGACGCGCAGATCGCGCCCGTGAACTGCGCCGCCCAGTAGAACGGGACCTGCACAAGCACAAGCACAATCACCCATCAGACCAGATGCGCATCGAATCGGTTCGTGAATATGTGCAGCTAGCTAGCCAGCCAGTACTACTATTATGTAGCGTAGCATGCAACTGGGCGGCTGGCCGGAATAGGGTGCCGATCGAAAGGCCGCGCTGCATGCGATCTCCGGCAGATCCGGACCTCGAATATATGGCACATGCCCCAAATCTCACAGCACCTGCGCCACGCGTGTCCTCGACGACGAACCTGCGAGCCCCACACAGACATGGCCTGCCTCGGTGCCTCACGCACTCCGCGGCCGGTACGTACGTAGGCAGCAGGAGAGCTCCTGTGGCGACGACACATGTAAAGGCCGGCACGCGGTCGTCTTCCAGGTCGAGCCGGAAGGCAATTTCGCACGGTGAAAATGCCAATTAAAAGCGGTGTCAGTGTTAAACCGGTCGGTTGGTGTGGCACAGTACCAGCGTTAGTGCTGGCTAGTGCCCCCGGCCGTGTAGTATCTCCTGTGATCGATGCATACGCTTTGCCGCCACTAACTGAACTATCGCCGCGGTAAGAAAAAGAAAGCTTTTCATCCATTTTCCGACTAGAAAAGAATAGCTTGCTTTTCATATATCTGATGCGACCGAGCTTTAGTTTGGTGCCTCGATCGATCACACCTCTCACGTACTGCCTGCCTAACAGTACTATTTTTGTGCTACATGCAAAGTAATTTCTTCCAACAAACTCCAACTAGACAAATCGACAGGGAAAGGGACGTGCGAGGAGAAGCAGCTAAGCTACTCCAAGTGGCTACTAGTTGTACTGGGCTTCTGGGCATCGTTTTGGTGTATAAATACCATCATGAAAGGTACTACCCGATTGGTTGGTTGGGACAACAAGTTACGCGAGCATATACCCTAACCCCGTTGCTTTTGACTCTGCTTATAGCTTATAGCTAAGTCCAACAAGCTAGACGCTATGTCGACTCAATAATTCGCCGACTACGCTTAAAGAAGCGATTGAATTTGGCAGTATCACGTCCATGACAACACCCTGAAAAGTACGTGTGAGTTAACTGAGTTTTTAGCCATGACTAAACAAATCAGCATGTGATCATCCCATTTTTCTAGCCTGAAAACGGTTTTTCAAATACTGAAGCAACTGTGGTAATCTATTAAGGCGCTCAACATTTCTTTAACCGGAGGCGGTCCTGAGCATTGTACGCAACCGTAACAAAGCAATCCATGGGTTGTCTTGTGCGACTTGTGTCATCCAATCGAGATGCTCGATCGATGAGTGGGGTGTTTGCCAAGATCTTCGTTGGAAATAACAGATTAAGAGAAAGCGAGAGGATTATCGTGATTACTAGTAGTGGGATGACTTTTGTGGCTGAATGATCTAGGTGTTTAGCAGCTAGTGCATATGCAGCGTCACTGCTCGATTGCCCAGAGTTGTGTACTGTTGCGTAACGTATGTAGTACCTGAATCCAGGGGAAATGGCGGAAGATGGCGAAGGCGAGGGTGACGGCGGGGTTCATGTGCGCGCCAGAGATGTGGCCGACGGCATAGATCATCACGACGACGATGAGCCCGCCGGCGACCGACTGGCCGAGCTGCGATATGCGCGTCACGTCGTGGGCGCTGATCGCCGCCGCCCCGCACGTCACGAACACCAGCAGGAACGTCGACACCACCTCCGACACCACCTGCAGATCGACATAACAGTTCGCGTCATTCATGCAGTGACCCAAGTGATCGATCACGCGGCCGGCGCAGTTGTATGACCGACGGATCGGTCGATCTGGCTCACCTTCTTGAGGAGGTGAGGAGGGAAGTAGTCGGCGATGGACCGCTCGGTGTAGTACACCATGCTGGGCGTGGTGGAGTTCTGCACCGTGCCGATGTCGTGGATCTCGCTGGAGAAGGTCGCCCTGGAGTTCGACCTCGAGTTGGTGGCCATTTTCCAAGACGAACTATCAGAGCTATCCCAGCACCTGAGACTGAGCTCCTGCTTTGTAGGTGGAGAGGAAGAAGCTTACATGAACTAGCTTAGCTCGCTTGCTCTTTGGGGAGATGAGAGCGGGGTATTTATAGGGCTGGAGAGGAAAGCCTGGAGCGGGCGCGAGGTGGCAG is drawn from Triticum dicoccoides isolate Atlit2015 ecotype Zavitan chromosome 6B, WEW_v2.0, whole genome shotgun sequence and contains these coding sequences:
- the LOC119323380 gene encoding aquaporin NIP2-1-like codes for the protein MATNSRSNSRATFSSEIHDIGTVQNSTTPSMVYYTERSIADYFPPHLLKKVVSEVVSTFLLVFVTCGAAAISAHDVTRISQLGQSVAGGLIVVVMIYAVGHISGAHMNPAVTLAFAIFRHFPWIQVPFYWAAQFTGAICASFVLKAVLHPITVIGTTEPVGPHWHALVIEVVVTFNMMFVTLAVATDTRAVGELAGLAVGSSVCITSIFAGAVSGGSMNPARTLGPALASNRYPGLWLYFLGPVLGTLSGAWTYTYIRFEEPPKDGPQKLSSFKLRRLQSQSVAADDDELDHIPV